AGGGAGAGCTAAAACTTTTATCAGAAGATATCTTTACTTATTTCGGCTTGGGATGCAGGAATGTGTCAAAACTGTTTGTACCTAGGGGGTATAATTTTGATACTTTTTACAGAAATATGGACAAGTTTGAGGGGATTCTGAATTATCATAAATATGCAAATAATTATGATTATCAGAAATCAATATTCCTGTTGAATAGGGTGGATCATTTGGATAATGGTTTCTTGATGTTGAAAAGGGATGAGCAGATTGTTTCACCAATTTCGGTTGTATATTTTGAGGAGTATGAAGATCTGGCAACCTTACAGTCTAAATTATCTTCTAATCAGGAGAAAATTCAGGTTGTATTGTCAGCCAATGGCTGGTACTCAGACTCGGTAGCGTTCGGAAACGCTCAGTGTCCTGCACCATGGGACTATGCTGATAATGTTGATACCATGAAGTTTTTGATGGAGTTATAAATAAAAAGCCCCCCGACCTTGGTCGGGGGGCTTTTTATTATCTGATGATTTCAATCCATCCTTTATATGCTTTACCATTTGGTAACAGCAGGTCATAGAAGTAAACCCCATCTGGCTGCTCCGATCCATCCCAGCTATTATCATAATTGTCACTTGCAAAAACTCTGCTACCCCATCTGTTGTGAACATAGAATTTAGATCCGTATGGTATTGACAATATTTCGAATCTGTCGTTTTTACCATCTCCATTAGGTGTAAACATATTTGGAATGTAGAATCCGGATCCAACCACTACTTCTTTTTCTACTTTACAGCCGTTTCCGTCCTTGATATAAATTTTATATTCTCCAGGAGCAAGGTTACTATAGCTGTTCAATGTTGAATCTGCTAATACGTAGGTTGAATATACAAGGTCATCATTACTAATTAAATAGAATGGTGTACCTCCTTGTATGTCATAAACATATATAGTACCTGAGTTGATTTCTCTTGAACTCTTGATTACAAATGTTTCAGCAGTGATAGGCTCTGGCTCATTGATGATAATATTAGAATTGTAGATAGTATCATAATCGGTTCCATTGAACAGGTAATATCCGCCGATAATGAATGGTACATCGCAATTTCCATCTTTAATACCCATTGAATAAATACCAGCACCTAAATCTGTGATAACATTATTAGTACTTTTATCAATTGTGTTTAGATAATAGGTGAAAATTGGTATTCCCCCTTGTAGTGAGTCGATTAAAATCTCACCTTTTTTCTCATTGAAGCAAGGCACATCTTTAGTTCTTATGTAAGGCATTGGCCCTATACGCACCAATGTCGTATCATCTTCCGCAAGACAATTCTTTGCATCAGTTAATTTGAAATGATATTTATTAATAGTAAGGTTACTGAATACATTATTGACATCAGAAGGATTATCATCAATTGCATACAGATATGGCGTGCTACCTCCTACACCGTTTATAGTCACGCTACCTTCATTCGAGCAGGTGATTTGTTTTATATCTGTCATGATAATTCTTAATTGTTCAGGCTCTGGAATTTCAAAAGGATAAGATACCGGACATTGATCATCTTTATTTGAAATCACAAGTGTAGATTTTCCTCCTGACAGATTATCAAATTCACCTGTATTATTCTTTGTTCCATTTAAGGTGAAAATATATGGCTGAATACCTCCGGTTATGTTAGATAATTTAATAGAACCATTATCATCACCAAAACAATTAACCCCCATAATATCAGCAACTATATTCGAAATATTAATAGTATCCGGAGCTGTTACTTTCGCAGTTAATGAATCAGCACAACCATTCTTGTCAATTACCTTAACAAAATAATCATTTTGAGAAAGGCTACTGAAAATAGGATTAGTGATGAGTGTTCCATTATTTAAGGAGTATTTAAATCCTCCGTTTCCACCTGACACTTCCAAATGAATTTCCCCATTATTTGAATTCGCACAAGGTTTGATAGTGATAATGGTATCGATGCCAAGAACAAGTTTTTGAGGTTCTTTAATTTCGACAGGATAGTCATACAAACAGCCTGTATTGTCAAAGATTGAAAGGGTGTAAATACCTTTGTTCAATCCTGTAAAAGTTGAATCTTGTTGAGGTGTTGAGAATTCATCAAGTGCAAACCAATATCCGCCAGCTCCTCCAGTGATATTAGAAAGGGATATGATTCCATCAGCTTTGCCAAAGCAAGATACATCTTTAGATAAATTATCAGCAATAAGTTTCTTTAAAGAAACATTTACAGAATCAACTTTACTTTCACAAGTAGAAAGGTAATCTAAAACTACAACTTTGATTAAGGTATCAGAATAGATTGGTTTTGAGAACTTATTAGATGTCTGATAGCTCTTTCCTCCGTCAAATGAATATGCAGAATATACTTCCGGAATCGTAATCGTCACTGTTTTAGATTTACAGATAGGATTCGGATTTACTATTGGGTTAACCTGCATAGGAAGTGGTTCTTTGATCTCAAACTGATCTTTGTATAAGCAGTTTTTCGCATCTTTAAAGTTTACAATATAAACACCTGCAGGAAGGTCATAATTGTTTGGTCCGGTCAATGTACCTGGTGTCCATGCGTAGTTTGAATATGGTGCAGTTCCTCCTGAAATATTCAAATGTAATTCTATTTGTCCGTCTGATTTCCCATTACATGATACATCTTTTACAGCGCTTGCATGGTCTACAATCAATGTATCCGGCTGTGTAATTATAAAGGTAGTATCTTTACGACATGAATTCTGGTCAGTAATTTTTACATCGTAAGTTCCAGCTTTTAAATTACTTAATTTAGCATCAGTATCTCCTGTATTCCAGAAGTAACTGTAAGCAGGTGTTCCTCCAGTCGGAGTCATTTCAATAGATCCATTATTTCCTTTGTAACATGGAACATTTGTTACAATAGAAGTAGCATGCAGTGGAGCTGGTTCATTGATAGTAAAGCTTATAGTTTCACTACATCCACCCGCATCAGAAATTTTTACACTATGAACACCCTTACCTAAATTGAGAATATTGTTTGTTATCTCTCCGGAATTCCACTGGTAACTATATGGTGATGTTCCTCCGGAAGTAACATTTACATTAATACTACCATTGTTTAAGCCAAAACAAGTGATGTTTGTTTTGACGGTGTCATATGTAAATCCATCAGGTTCTCCGATTACAAAGTTGGAGTCTAATTTACAGCCATTAGCATCAGTTACTGTTAGTTTATATGTTCCTTTTCCAAGATTAGAGATTCCCTGTGTAGTAACATTTTCTGGCCACAAGTATGTGTACGGTGCTGTACCTCCCGTTACGGATGTGATGGTGATAGTTCCATTGGTACTTCCTTTACAAACCGGTTCGCTTATATCAGCAGTAATGGCTAAAGGTGCTGGCTGGTTCACTATGAAGTCTTGAGACTGATAATTACACCCTTTGTCATCATTGAATTTTACTGAATAAGTGCCTGCTTTTACACCAGTAAGATCTTGTGTATTCGCTCCATTTGACCATTCAAAATTTGAATATGGAGCTACTCCTCCGGATATTGACAATGCAATTGCACCATCATTACCTCCATAGCATTTTACATCAGTGATTGTTGGTATTATGGATATAGTTACTGAATGGTTAACCGTAAAGTCAAAGTTTCCTGAGCAACCTTTGCTATCAATTATTTTGACTGAGTAAGTCGCAGCTTTAAGACCTGTGCGGTCCTGAGTAGTAGGACCATCTTTCCATTCGAAGCTATATGGAGCTGTTCCTCCATTGATAACAAGGCTGATACTTCCATCATTTCCTGTGCAGGACTCATCTGTAATTGTTGAGCCTGCTGAAATAGGAGCCGGGTCATTTACGACTATTGTAAATGTTTCGGTACAAGAAGAATTGTCCAGAATTGTTAACACATATGTTCCTGCGCTAATGTCAGTTATATCTTTAGTCATCTGTCCTGAATCCCAGGAATAGGCAACGTAAGGTACTTTTCCTCCCGAAACTGAAGTAACCTCGATTGCTCCGTCATTGCCTCCAATACAGGTTGGTTCTGTTATATTGGTGGTAATAGTCATCGGAACCGGAGGGTTAATGATGAAATCAATTGTATCAGAACAACCGTTAGCGTCGGAAATAATGACATTATAGTTTCCAGACCCAAGGTTACTTACATTTTGAGTTGTAGCTCCATTTGACCATTTATAAGAGTATGGCGCAGTTCCACCAGTCACAGAATTTATATTGATCTTTCCATTGTTCAAGCCTGTACAAGTTTCATCTATAGTCTTGCTGTCAATTACAAATGGAATAGGCTGACCTAAATTAAAGGTAGAATCAATTGAACATCCGTTAATATCAGTAATTGTTAATTTATAGCTTCCTTTGTTTAAGCTGCTTAAGTTCTGTGTAGTAGCTCCATTTGACCAGTTAAATAAATAAGGAGCAACTCCGCCTGAAACAGAATTGATGTTGATAGCTCCAGTAGGTGCACCATTGCAAGCAGGTTCTGTGATGGAAGCTGTCGAGGCAATCGTATCAGGCTGTGTAATGGTATATACAGGGGAAGTGAAAGAACAACCTTTTGCATCTTCAAATGTAACACTATAATCGCCAGCTTTGACTCCATTTAGATTCTGAGTAATTGCTCCGTTTGACCATAAGAAGTTTGAGTATGGAGCTATTCCGCCGCTAATGGCAAGGTTAATGGCACCATCGTTTCCGCCATAACATTTTACATCTGTAACAGCCGGTACAATTGAAATTGGAAGTGCATTGTCAATAATGTAGGAATCAGATTTTTTACATCCATTATTGTCGGTAATAGTTATTGTATAGTTTCCATTTGGCAAACCTGAAATATCCTGGGTCGTTGCTCCATTGGACCAATTAAATAAGTATGGGGATGCTCCTCCTGAAACTATAATGCTGATGGCTCCATCTCCGCCTTTGCAAGAACTTCCTGAAATTGTTGCAGCAATTGCAATAGGGGCAGGTTCAGTTATCGTGAAATAGTAAGT
The genomic region above belongs to Sporocytophaga myxococcoides DSM 11118 and contains:
- a CDS encoding T9SS C-terminal target domain-containing protein, with the translated sequence NLTTVTGGVAPYSFNWSTGATTQNVTGLAPGNYSVDVTDASSCTRTFKFTLGQPVAFNIDTTVTQIKCNGDNNGAITVNSISGGTAPYTFNWSNLATTQSISALSPGNYTLSVKDINGCPATYYFTITEPAPIAIAATISGSSCKGGDGAISIIVSGGASPYLFNWSNGATTQDISGLPNGNYTITITDNNGCKKSDSYIIDNALPISIVPAVTDVKCYGGNDGAINLAISGGIAPYSNFLWSNGAITQNLNGVKAGDYSVTFEDAKGCSFTSPVYTITQPDTIASTASITEPACNGAPTGAININSVSGGVAPYLFNWSNGATTQNLSSLNKGSYKLTITDINGCSIDSTFNLGQPIPFVIDSKTIDETCTGLNNGKININSVTGGTAPYSYKWSNGATTQNVSNLGSGNYNVIISDANGCSDTIDFIINPPVPMTITTNITEPTCIGGNDGAIEVTSVSGGKVPYVAYSWDSGQMTKDITDISAGTYVLTILDNSSCTETFTIVVNDPAPISAGSTITDESCTGNDGSISLVINGGTAPYSFEWKDGPTTQDRTGLKAATYSVKIIDSKGCSGNFDFTVNHSVTISIIPTITDVKCYGGNDGAIALSISGGVAPYSNFEWSNGANTQDLTGVKAGTYSVKFNDDKGCNYQSQDFIVNQPAPLAITADISEPVCKGSTNGTITITSVTGGTAPYTYLWPENVTTQGISNLGKGTYKLTVTDANGCKLDSNFVIGEPDGFTYDTVKTNITCFGLNNGSINVNVTSGGTSPYSYQWNSGEITNNILNLGKGVHSVKISDAGGCSETISFTINEPAPLHATSIVTNVPCYKGNNGSIEMTPTGGTPAYSYFWNTGDTDAKLSNLKAGTYDVKITDQNSCRKDTTFIITQPDTLIVDHASAVKDVSCNGKSDGQIELHLNISGGTAPYSNYAWTPGTLTGPNNYDLPAGVYIVNFKDAKNCLYKDQFEIKEPLPMQVNPIVNPNPICKSKTVTITIPEVYSAYSFDGGKSYQTSNKFSKPIYSDTLIKVVVLDYLSTCESKVDSVNVSLKKLIADNLSKDVSCFGKADGIISLSNITGGAGGYWFALDEFSTPQQDSTFTGLNKGIYTLSIFDNTGCLYDYPVEIKEPQKLVLGIDTIITIKPCANSNNGEIHLEVSGGNGGFKYSLNNGTLITNPIFSSLSQNDYFVKVIDKNGCADSLTAKVTAPDTINISNIVADIMGVNCFGDDNGSIKLSNITGGIQPYIFTLNGTKNNTGEFDNLSGGKSTLVISNKDDQCPVSYPFEIPEPEQLRIIMTDIKQITCSNEGSVTINGVGGSTPYLYAIDDNPSDVNNVFSNLTINKYHFKLTDAKNCLAEDDTTLVRIGPMPYIRTKDVPCFNEKKGEILIDSLQGGIPIFTYYLNTIDKSTNNVITDLGAGIYSMGIKDGNCDVPFIIGGYYLFNGTDYDTIYNSNIIINEPEPITAETFVIKSSREINSGTIYVYDIQGGTPFYLISNDDLVYSTYVLADSTLNSYSNLAPGEYKIYIKDGNGCKVEKEVVVGSGFYIPNMFTPNGDGKNDRFEILSIPYGSKFYVHNRWGSRVFASDNYDNSWDGSEQPDGVYFYDLLLPNGKAYKGWIEIIR